In Mycetocola zhujimingii, one DNA window encodes the following:
- a CDS encoding LacI family DNA-binding transcriptional regulator, with protein sequence MGMSVRDVANRAGVSVGTVSNVLNRPDKVSPRTVERVRKAIDELGFVRNDAARQLRAGRSLSIGLIVLDVSNPFFTDVARGAEDRAAEDGLTVLLGNSDENVEREAAYLDLFEKQRVRGVLISPVGDSVDRLESLHSRRIPAVLVDRPTTDDRFSSVAVDDVAGGYLAVRHLIDTGRRRIAVVGGPMSLRQVADRLAGARRAAAETEGATLEYIETDALTVLQGRRAGEAVRDRSDAERPDGLFAANDLVAMGLLQALNMFGTLSVPHDIAIVGYDDIDFAAAAVVPLTSVRQPSAVIGSTAVDLLMREAEAPDDFTREHIVFQPQLVVRESTMPGASVGEPLSSSATFAPASEATRPACMCNLPE encoded by the coding sequence ATGGGAATGAGCGTTCGTGACGTAGCGAACCGCGCGGGAGTTTCTGTAGGGACTGTCTCCAACGTGCTCAACCGGCCGGACAAGGTGTCACCCCGGACCGTTGAGCGTGTAAGGAAAGCGATCGACGAACTGGGTTTCGTGCGCAACGACGCGGCACGGCAGCTCAGGGCGGGACGGAGCCTCAGCATCGGGCTGATCGTTCTCGATGTCTCGAACCCGTTCTTTACCGACGTCGCGCGAGGTGCCGAAGACCGCGCGGCCGAAGACGGTCTCACAGTTCTTCTCGGCAACAGCGACGAAAACGTCGAGCGTGAGGCGGCCTACCTCGACCTCTTCGAGAAGCAGCGGGTCCGCGGTGTCCTCATCTCACCGGTCGGGGATAGTGTCGACAGGCTCGAGAGCCTGCACTCCAGGCGCATCCCTGCTGTTCTGGTTGATAGACCGACAACCGACGACCGGTTCTCTTCGGTTGCCGTCGACGACGTCGCTGGCGGGTATCTCGCCGTGCGGCACCTGATTGACACTGGACGACGCCGAATCGCCGTTGTCGGTGGACCGATGAGCCTGCGTCAGGTGGCCGATCGGCTCGCCGGCGCACGCAGAGCTGCAGCGGAGACGGAAGGGGCCACTCTCGAGTACATCGAAACTGATGCCCTCACCGTCCTTCAGGGAAGAAGAGCAGGGGAAGCCGTGCGGGATCGGTCCGACGCCGAGCGCCCGGATGGCCTGTTTGCCGCAAACGACCTCGTGGCGATGGGGTTGCTCCAGGCGCTGAATATGTTCGGCACGCTCTCGGTACCTCACGACATCGCGATCGTGGGCTACGACGACATTGATTTCGCCGCCGCAGCGGTGGTTCCCCTCACGTCGGTCAGGCAGCCGAGCGCCGTCATCGGGTCGACCGCGGTCGACCTGCTCATGCGGGAGGCGGAAGCGCCCGACGATTTCACGCGCGAACACATCGTGTTCCAGCCCCAATTGGTTGTGCGGGAATCGACCATGCCGGGCGCATCTGTGGGGGAACCCCTCAGTAGCTCCGCGACGTTTGCGCCGGCATCAGAGGCGACACGCCCGGCGTGCATGTGCAATTTGCCGGAGTGA
- a CDS encoding ABC transporter permease translates to MTALVTEPTEKPIVRRILPPPVTGQEFVLVGVIAVLWALLGIFTPSFLSPSSIQPLFVSVAPIALIGVGMTFIIITAGIDVSVGGAIALCAVVTAKLLVNFDVPLIVAVLVSMVLGTVLGLVNGVLIAYGRVHAIIITFGTANIFQFFALRIFGSSTVNNIPSTLDVFGRGESGRTLGVPHSFAITVLVVVAAWWYLRNTAGGRHLFAIGGNANAARLAGVKVQPRTVLAYAITGALVGLGACFFIAAGTSTLDQGVGTGRELAVIAAVVIGGTSILGGRGSVIGTLLGAILVQTVNSGVTQLGWPSQLANLFVGLFIIVAVGTDLLRERARRRKA, encoded by the coding sequence ATGACCGCGCTGGTGACAGAGCCGACCGAGAAGCCGATCGTGAGGCGGATCCTGCCGCCACCGGTGACCGGGCAGGAGTTCGTCCTCGTCGGCGTCATCGCCGTGCTCTGGGCGCTGCTTGGGATCTTCACCCCCTCGTTTTTGAGCCCATCGTCCATCCAGCCCCTGTTCGTTTCCGTTGCCCCGATCGCGCTCATCGGCGTGGGGATGACGTTCATCATCATCACCGCCGGTATCGACGTTTCGGTTGGTGGTGCGATCGCCCTCTGCGCGGTGGTGACAGCGAAACTGCTGGTCAACTTCGATGTCCCACTGATCGTCGCCGTGCTCGTGAGCATGGTCCTCGGAACGGTTCTCGGTTTGGTCAACGGTGTTCTCATCGCGTACGGCCGTGTACACGCCATCATCATCACCTTCGGAACGGCGAACATCTTTCAGTTCTTCGCGCTGCGGATCTTCGGGTCGTCGACCGTGAACAACATCCCGTCCACCCTGGACGTGTTCGGGCGCGGAGAGTCCGGCCGAACGCTCGGAGTGCCGCACAGTTTCGCCATCACGGTCCTCGTTGTCGTCGCCGCGTGGTGGTACCTCCGCAATACCGCTGGTGGAAGACACCTGTTCGCCATCGGAGGCAACGCGAATGCTGCCCGCCTCGCCGGGGTGAAAGTGCAACCGCGCACGGTGCTCGCCTATGCGATCACCGGGGCACTCGTCGGCCTCGGTGCCTGCTTCTTCATTGCCGCCGGAACATCGACCCTCGACCAGGGCGTGGGAACGGGGAGGGAACTCGCGGTCATCGCGGCTGTCGTGATTGGGGGTACGTCGATTCTCGGCGGTCGCGGGTCGGTCATCGGGACGCTCCTCGGGGCCATCCTCGTGCAGACGGTCAACTCGGGGGTCACCCAGCTCGGTTGGCCATCCCAGCTGGCGAACCTGTTCGTCGGCCTTTTTATCATCGTCGCCGTCGGCACCGACTTGTTGCGTGAGCGGGCACGAAGGAGGAAAGCGTGA
- a CDS encoding ABC transporter permease — MSVTTAPQAPLQKPQEPKRGIASRALEALLTQRIVLLAVLIVVVLLVMTVLDGADILSGSYNSDYLAASLINAVPLAMLGLAQLGVILSGRGGIDLSVGSMVSVTGIAFGMSYGLWGWNLVIAMIFAVVLGGILGGINGALVSFIGFPPLIATLATFYAYRSIALVWSGQKPVNSTEIQTFYSAAKAIELPLIGSYLPLIPLGIFTFLIPVVVVVWVLLNKTTFGRRVYALGTNNTAAVWAGINVRPNRFAVYVLSGLISGLVGIVTVAQFASARPDAGTSGNGMALPAITIAVLGGVAITGGIGRVSGVVLATVLIVWLNAGILLAFPGNDGVQVQLLALGLVLVFASLLNGLTRRRYGGI; from the coding sequence GTGAGTGTGACAACAGCTCCCCAGGCACCACTTCAAAAACCACAGGAGCCGAAGCGGGGCATCGCCTCTCGGGCTCTTGAGGCGCTGCTCACCCAGCGCATCGTCCTTCTTGCCGTCCTCATCGTCGTCGTGCTCCTCGTCATGACCGTGCTCGACGGCGCTGACATCCTCAGCGGCTCATACAACTCCGACTATCTCGCCGCCTCGCTTATCAACGCCGTCCCGCTTGCAATGCTCGGTCTCGCGCAGCTCGGCGTCATTCTCTCGGGGCGCGGGGGCATTGACCTGTCGGTTGGCTCCATGGTCTCGGTCACCGGCATCGCGTTTGGGATGTCATACGGGTTGTGGGGCTGGAATCTCGTGATCGCGATGATCTTCGCCGTCGTGCTTGGCGGCATTCTGGGCGGGATCAATGGTGCGCTGGTGTCATTCATCGGCTTCCCCCCGCTCATCGCGACCCTCGCGACGTTCTACGCCTATCGATCGATTGCGCTCGTCTGGAGCGGCCAGAAGCCGGTGAACTCGACCGAGATCCAGACCTTCTACTCAGCGGCGAAGGCCATCGAGCTGCCGCTCATCGGGTCGTACCTGCCGCTGATTCCGCTCGGCATCTTCACCTTCCTTATTCCGGTGGTTGTCGTGGTCTGGGTACTGCTCAACAAGACGACGTTCGGGCGCCGCGTGTACGCGCTCGGCACCAACAACACGGCGGCTGTCTGGGCAGGAATCAACGTTCGGCCCAATCGCTTCGCTGTCTATGTACTGTCAGGGCTGATCTCTGGTCTGGTGGGAATTGTCACGGTCGCGCAGTTTGCATCGGCGCGACCTGACGCCGGCACGAGCGGCAACGGGATGGCACTGCCCGCCATTACGATCGCCGTACTCGGCGGGGTCGCCATCACTGGTGGCATCGGGAGGGTCTCCGGGGTTGTCCTCGCAACGGTCCTCATCGTGTGGCTCAATGCCGGCATCCTGCTCGCGTTCCCTGGCAACGACGGGGTGCAGGTGCAACTGCTCGCGCTCGGTCTCGTGCTCGTGTTTGCCTCTCTCCTCAACGGGCTCACGCGGCGCAGGTACGGGGGCATCTGA
- a CDS encoding dienelactone hydrolase family protein, which produces MAEVLLFHHVHGLTQGIREFAELLREAGNEVHVPDLFDGRTFETLEEGVNHAREIGFAAILRRGSAVAADLPTDLVYAGFSLGVMPAQLLAESRPGARGALFFSACLPVTEFADAWPAPLPVQIHATESDPEFVDSGDIDAARTLIAQADDGELFLYPGDAHLFADSSLPSYEPDSAELLSGRVIQFLDRVG; this is translated from the coding sequence ATGGCCGAGGTTCTGCTGTTCCATCATGTTCACGGCCTGACCCAGGGCATCCGTGAATTCGCCGAGCTGCTTCGAGAGGCTGGCAACGAGGTGCACGTGCCCGATCTGTTTGACGGGCGCACCTTCGAAACTCTCGAGGAGGGCGTGAACCATGCCCGAGAGATCGGGTTCGCAGCGATTTTGCGTCGGGGGAGCGCTGTGGCCGCGGACCTGCCGACCGACCTCGTCTACGCCGGCTTTTCACTCGGGGTCATGCCGGCTCAACTGCTCGCGGAATCCCGGCCCGGCGCGCGCGGTGCGCTGTTCTTCTCCGCGTGCCTGCCGGTCACTGAGTTCGCCGATGCCTGGCCGGCCCCGCTTCCGGTGCAAATCCACGCGACGGAGAGTGATCCGGAGTTCGTGGACTCGGGCGACATTGACGCGGCACGTACTCTCATCGCGCAGGCCGATGACGGTGAGCTGTTTCTCTACCCGGGCGACGCGCACCTGTTCGCCGACTCCAGCCTTCCGTCATACGAACCGGATTCGGCGGAGCTTCTCAGCGGTCGCGTCATCCAGTTTCTCGATCGGGTCGGGTAG
- a CDS encoding sugar ABC transporter ATP-binding protein, which translates to MSNLDTSADVRPRLTLSGVTKSYGGVRAIRNADMSVAPGTVHALVGENGAGKSTLIKIVAGAERADAGSLEFDGRPVTISSTTDAIGLGVQTVYQEPQLFPELSVAENVFVGRELTRGIRVDWTGQAAQMHDLLDTVGLPVTIAAEPVGSLSIAQQQQVSIAKALAGDARVLILDEPSAILTDAEIDVLFAVIRRLTATGVAVLYISHRLDELFRIADVVTVMRDGETITTRPIDELTVREIAELMVGGMLAEPRGDDAAARGDVVLELDALSLANAFDAISLTVHSGEIVGLYGLIGSGAGEIASTIYGMQKPTGGRMLLKNQPVVIRRPSSAKKRGIHLLPADRSAQGAFSFQSIAFNITIGELQLLSRVRGWVERRVEREIARDFISRLAVKTPSEKQPISAMSGGNAQKVVLARQLVSHPELLVLVEPTQGVDVGAKEEIHRIIDDLAAGGAAVLVVTSDLGEVLRISDRILVIRSGEIAREFTPDATQVHILAAAAGETQRREEKP; encoded by the coding sequence ATGTCGAACCTCGACACCTCAGCGGATGTCCGGCCACGGCTCACCCTCTCCGGAGTGACCAAGAGTTACGGCGGCGTGCGCGCGATCCGCAACGCGGACATGTCCGTTGCTCCCGGAACCGTGCACGCTCTGGTCGGCGAGAACGGTGCAGGCAAGTCAACGCTCATCAAGATCGTGGCGGGCGCGGAACGGGCGGATGCCGGCTCGCTCGAATTCGACGGTCGTCCCGTCACGATTTCCTCAACGACGGATGCCATCGGGCTCGGAGTGCAAACCGTCTACCAGGAACCCCAGCTCTTTCCCGAACTCAGCGTTGCAGAGAACGTCTTCGTTGGTCGCGAACTTACCCGGGGCATCCGTGTCGACTGGACGGGACAGGCCGCGCAAATGCACGATCTCCTCGACACGGTCGGGCTCCCCGTCACGATCGCCGCCGAACCGGTCGGCAGCCTGTCGATCGCGCAACAACAGCAGGTGTCGATCGCGAAGGCGCTCGCCGGAGACGCGCGTGTGCTCATCCTCGATGAACCGTCGGCGATCCTCACAGACGCCGAGATCGACGTGCTCTTCGCCGTCATCCGCCGCTTGACCGCAACGGGCGTCGCCGTCCTCTACATTTCGCATCGACTCGACGAGCTCTTCCGCATCGCCGATGTCGTGACGGTCATGCGCGACGGCGAAACCATCACCACACGACCGATTGACGAGCTCACCGTGCGCGAAATCGCCGAACTCATGGTCGGTGGAATGCTGGCCGAGCCACGTGGGGATGACGCTGCGGCGCGCGGCGACGTCGTGCTCGAACTGGATGCCCTGAGCCTCGCGAACGCCTTTGATGCAATCAGTCTGACGGTCCACTCTGGCGAGATCGTCGGTCTGTACGGCCTGATCGGCTCAGGTGCCGGAGAGATCGCCAGCACCATCTACGGCATGCAAAAACCGACCGGCGGCCGGATGCTGTTGAAAAACCAGCCCGTCGTGATCCGTCGTCCGTCTTCGGCAAAGAAGCGCGGCATCCATCTTCTCCCCGCCGACCGATCCGCGCAGGGAGCGTTCTCGTTCCAGAGCATCGCCTTCAACATCACTATTGGCGAGCTTCAGCTGTTGTCGAGGGTGCGCGGCTGGGTTGAACGTCGGGTGGAGCGCGAGATCGCGCGCGATTTCATTTCCAGGCTCGCGGTCAAGACGCCGAGTGAGAAACAACCGATCAGTGCCATGTCGGGCGGCAACGCCCAAAAGGTTGTTCTTGCCCGTCAGCTGGTCAGCCACCCGGAGCTCCTCGTGCTCGTCGAACCCACACAGGGCGTCGACGTCGGTGCCAAGGAGGAGATCCACCGCATCATCGATGACCTCGCCGCCGGTGGCGCAGCTGTTCTGGTCGTGACGAGCGACCTCGGTGAGGTTTTGCGGATCTCTGACCGGATTCTCGTGATTCGAAGCGGCGAGATCGCCCGGGAATTCACTCCGGATGCCACGCAGGTCCACATTCTGGCGGCCGCAGCGGGCGAAACCCAGCGACGTGAGGAGAAGCCATGA
- the rhaI gene encoding L-rhamnose isomerase: MTIDSTVLATLEKQAIELPSWAFGNSGTRFKVFGTPGTPRTIQEKLSDAAKVNELTGLAPQVALHIPWDKVDDYAALRDYAANLKVSLGTVNSNTFQDDIYKFGSLTHTDAAVRQKAIDHHFECIDIMGETGSRDLKIWLADGTNYPGQGDIRGRQDRLAESLEKIYARLGDDQRLVLEYKFFEPAFYHTDVPDWGTSYAQVSALGDKALVCLDTGHHAPGTNIEFIVAQLLRLGKLGSFDFNSRFYADDDLIVGAADPFQLFRILYEVVRGGGLDDDSPVAFMLDQCHNVEDKIPGQIRSVLNVQEMTARALLVDRDALLTAQNAGDVLGANGILMDAFYTDVRGDLAAWRESRGLPADPMAAYAASGYQEQIAAERVGGQQAGWGA; the protein is encoded by the coding sequence ATGACGATCGACTCCACGGTGCTTGCCACGCTCGAGAAACAGGCCATCGAGCTCCCTTCATGGGCGTTCGGGAATTCCGGCACCCGGTTCAAGGTCTTTGGGACCCCCGGCACCCCTCGCACCATCCAGGAGAAGCTCTCGGATGCCGCGAAGGTGAACGAGCTCACGGGACTCGCTCCTCAGGTGGCACTCCACATTCCCTGGGACAAGGTCGACGATTACGCTGCGCTTCGTGACTACGCAGCGAACCTCAAGGTCTCGCTCGGTACGGTCAACTCAAACACGTTCCAGGACGACATCTACAAGTTCGGCTCGCTCACGCACACCGATGCAGCCGTCCGCCAGAAAGCCATCGATCATCACTTCGAGTGCATTGACATCATGGGCGAAACCGGGTCGCGGGACCTTAAGATCTGGCTCGCCGACGGCACTAACTACCCGGGGCAGGGCGACATCCGTGGCCGCCAGGACCGGCTCGCCGAGTCACTCGAAAAGATCTACGCGCGCCTCGGCGACGACCAGCGCCTCGTGCTCGAGTACAAGTTCTTCGAGCCGGCTTTTTACCACACCGATGTTCCCGACTGGGGAACGAGCTACGCCCAGGTCAGCGCCCTCGGCGACAAGGCGCTCGTCTGCCTCGACACCGGCCACCACGCTCCCGGCACCAACATCGAGTTCATCGTCGCCCAGTTGCTCCGCCTCGGCAAGCTCGGCTCCTTTGACTTCAATTCCCGGTTCTACGCCGATGACGACCTCATCGTCGGTGCGGCTGACCCGTTCCAGCTGTTCCGGATCCTCTATGAGGTCGTCCGCGGTGGCGGACTCGACGACGACTCACCCGTCGCGTTCATGCTCGACCAGTGCCACAACGTCGAGGACAAGATCCCCGGCCAGATCCGCAGCGTGCTCAACGTTCAGGAGATGACGGCGCGCGCGCTGCTCGTCGACCGTGACGCCCTTCTCACCGCGCAGAACGCGGGCGATGTGCTCGGCGCCAACGGCATCCTCATGGACGCGTTCTACACGGATGTTCGCGGCGACCTCGCCGCGTGGCGTGAGTCGCGCGGTCTTCCGGCCGACCCGATGGCCGCATACGCGGCATCCGGTTACCAGGAGCAGATCGCCGCTGAGCGCGTTGGCGGCCAGCAGGCGGGCTGGGGCGCGTAA